A region from the Mesorhizobium sp. J8 genome encodes:
- a CDS encoding substrate-binding domain-containing protein yields the protein MAITGLGPHGERAVPADQVGLSGADADAARKRKFSVAVVLHTTMSDWAKEELAGIVATLGRYGAAVVEVIDCAFDVERQVAGLQRLATEPVDAVISIPIGSARAADAHRAIAAAGKKLLLLDNAPTGMLPGKDYVSVISTDNFGLGQIGAELLAAHVAPRGTVGVLAYGVDFFATHEREIAFRKWMATHRPDLSLVRGKFADVTQARAATAGLLQGNPDLAGLFAVWDVPAAGAIAAIRDAGKTIPITTVDLGNDVAADLAAGGLIKGIAAQLPYDQGVAVGIATILGLLERQPPPWIALPGLGVTASNVVEAYQVVWRAPAPAALLRARKPRRNMP from the coding sequence ATGGCGATCACCGGGCTAGGACCGCATGGCGAACGAGCGGTTCCCGCCGATCAGGTCGGGCTGTCGGGCGCCGATGCCGATGCCGCGCGCAAACGCAAGTTTTCAGTGGCCGTCGTACTTCACACCACGATGAGCGACTGGGCCAAGGAGGAGCTCGCCGGCATTGTCGCCACGCTTGGCCGCTACGGCGCGGCGGTCGTCGAAGTCATCGACTGCGCCTTCGACGTCGAAAGGCAGGTCGCCGGACTGCAACGGCTCGCCACCGAACCGGTGGACGCCGTCATTTCCATCCCGATCGGCAGCGCCAGGGCGGCCGATGCGCATCGCGCGATCGCGGCGGCGGGAAAGAAGCTCCTGCTGCTCGACAATGCGCCGACCGGCATGCTGCCGGGCAAGGATTACGTGAGCGTCATTTCCACCGACAATTTCGGCCTCGGACAGATTGGAGCGGAACTGCTCGCGGCGCACGTGGCCCCAAGGGGCACGGTTGGCGTTCTTGCCTATGGGGTGGATTTCTTTGCCACGCACGAGCGCGAGATCGCTTTCCGCAAGTGGATGGCCACCCATCGGCCGGACCTGTCCCTGGTGCGCGGCAAGTTTGCCGATGTGACGCAGGCCAGGGCAGCGACCGCCGGCCTGCTGCAGGGAAATCCAGATCTGGCCGGCCTGTTCGCTGTTTGGGACGTGCCGGCGGCTGGCGCCATCGCCGCGATCCGCGATGCGGGAAAGACGATCCCGATCACCACCGTCGACCTTGGCAATGACGTGGCGGCGGACCTTGCCGCCGGCGGCCTCATCAAGGGCATCGCCGCGCAGTTGCCCTACGACCAGGGCGTCGCGGTCGGCATCGCGACGATCCTCGGTCTTCTCGAGCGGCAACCGCCACCCTGGATCGCCCTGCCTGGACTTGGTGTTACGGCCAGCAATGTGGTGGAGGCCTATCAGGTCGTCTGGCGCGCACCGGCCCCTGCCGCCCTGCTCAGGGCCCGCAAGCCGCGAAGGAACATGCCTTGA
- a CDS encoding FAD-dependent oxidoreductase, whose protein sequence is MPCNPRYEILFEPVRIGPVTAPNRFYQVPHASGMTNALPRVRAAFREAKAEGGWGVICTGACSIDPTSDDAPLPFATLWDHNDIRAHALMTEAVHRHGSLAGVELWHGGASVMNRTSRLPPLSPSGIPWMATHVGFMGNLRPKTMDKADIKEVLRCQAEAACRARTAGFDVVYVYAGMGYLGYEFLLPEYNHRVDEYGGSIGNRVRFVREMIEVTKDAVGKDCGVALRVSLEELRGRPGRNQPSEAHELIELLADLPDLFDVKMDSSPTDCSASRFTGEGSHEPVIDFVKSLTKKPVVGVGRFTSPDTMVSQIRRGVLDFIGGARPSIADPFLPAKIREGREAEIRECIGCNICISSWHDGVPVRCTQNPTAGEEWRRGWHPERAGRADRPERILVVGGGPAGLECAMTLGRRGHEVVLADAGRSFGGRLSFEKTLPGLSAWNRVVEYRLGRISEMNNVSLYPESTLGADEIIDLAPERVVLATGARWTNMLYSSMEIPVGRLDHACVLTPDDIAAGKLPEGPTLVFDFDNYYMGGILTEHLAAQGIAVSYATPSGQASAWTIMTNELPLVHRALARRNVPVTTLHLLKSFDGETATLAHLFTGEETRMACRSVLIVGLRLPRNELFEALTERADALAAAGTQSVDRIGDTLAPGAIAHAVHSGHKLAREIGAGLRWRPYRRDTPIVDAAADFEMRTAAE, encoded by the coding sequence ATGCCGTGCAACCCTCGTTACGAAATCCTGTTCGAGCCGGTAAGAATAGGGCCCGTCACCGCGCCGAACCGCTTCTATCAGGTGCCGCATGCAAGCGGGATGACCAACGCGTTGCCGCGCGTCCGCGCGGCGTTCCGCGAAGCCAAGGCGGAAGGCGGATGGGGCGTGATCTGCACGGGGGCCTGCTCGATCGATCCGACTTCGGACGACGCGCCGCTGCCTTTCGCGACGCTATGGGACCACAACGACATCCGCGCTCACGCGCTGATGACGGAGGCCGTGCACCGCCATGGATCGCTTGCCGGCGTGGAGCTATGGCATGGCGGCGCGTCGGTGATGAACAGGACGAGCCGCCTGCCGCCGCTGTCGCCGTCCGGCATTCCGTGGATGGCCACGCATGTCGGCTTCATGGGCAATCTGCGGCCGAAGACGATGGACAAGGCCGATATCAAGGAGGTGCTGAGATGCCAGGCCGAAGCGGCATGCAGGGCGCGCACGGCCGGCTTCGATGTCGTCTATGTTTATGCCGGGATGGGCTATCTCGGCTACGAGTTCCTGCTGCCGGAATACAATCATCGCGTCGATGAATATGGCGGCTCGATCGGGAACCGTGTCCGCTTCGTGCGCGAGATGATCGAGGTGACGAAGGATGCGGTGGGCAAGGATTGCGGTGTCGCGCTTCGTGTGAGCCTCGAGGAACTGCGCGGCCGGCCGGGGCGCAACCAGCCCTCGGAGGCGCATGAGCTGATCGAACTTCTGGCCGACCTGCCCGACCTGTTCGACGTGAAGATGGACTCAAGCCCGACGGATTGCTCGGCGTCGCGCTTCACCGGCGAAGGCAGCCACGAGCCGGTGATCGATTTCGTCAAGTCGCTGACGAAGAAGCCCGTGGTCGGCGTTGGGCGCTTCACCTCGCCGGACACGATGGTGTCGCAGATCCGACGCGGTGTGCTCGACTTCATCGGGGGCGCGCGACCCTCGATCGCCGATCCTTTCCTGCCAGCCAAGATTCGCGAGGGCCGCGAGGCCGAGATCCGCGAATGCATCGGCTGCAACATCTGCATTTCGAGCTGGCATGACGGCGTGCCGGTGCGTTGCACCCAGAATCCGACCGCCGGCGAAGAATGGCGGCGCGGCTGGCACCCCGAGCGCGCCGGACGCGCCGACAGACCCGAACGCATCCTCGTCGTCGGCGGCGGACCGGCCGGGCTCGAATGCGCCATGACCCTCGGCCGCCGCGGCCATGAGGTGGTGCTTGCCGACGCCGGCCGCAGCTTCGGCGGACGGCTGAGCTTCGAGAAGACATTGCCAGGATTGTCGGCCTGGAACCGTGTCGTCGAGTACCGCCTCGGCCGCATCAGCGAGATGAACAATGTCTCGCTCTATCCCGAGAGCACGCTCGGCGCCGACGAGATCATCGACCTGGCGCCGGAGCGCGTGGTGCTGGCGACCGGCGCGCGCTGGACGAACATGCTCTATTCCTCGATGGAGATCCCCGTCGGCCGGCTCGACCATGCGTGCGTGCTCACGCCCGACGACATCGCCGCCGGCAAGCTCCCCGAAGGGCCGACGCTGGTCTTCGATTTCGACAATTACTACATGGGCGGCATCCTCACCGAGCATCTGGCCGCCCAAGGCATCGCGGTCAGCTATGCGACACCGTCCGGCCAAGCGTCGGCATGGACCATCATGACCAACGAACTGCCGCTGGTGCACCGGGCGCTGGCACGCCGCAACGTACCGGTGACGACGCTGCATCTGCTGAAATCCTTCGATGGCGAGACGGCGACGCTGGCGCATCTGTTCACCGGCGAAGAGACCCGCATGGCGTGCCGCTCGGTGCTGATCGTCGGGCTGCGATTGCCGCGAAACGAGTTGTTCGAAGCGCTGACCGAACGGGCGGACGCGCTAGCGGCGGCGGGCACCCAGAGCGTCGATCGCATCGGCGACACGTTGGCGCCCGGCGCCATTGCCCATGCGGTGCATAGCGGCCACAAGCTGGCGCGCGAGATCGGCGCGGGGCTTCGCTGGCGGCCTTACCGCCGCGACACGCCGATCGTCGATGCGGCAGCGGATTTCGAGATGCGAACGGCAGCCGAATAG
- a CDS encoding trimethylamine methyltransferase family protein: MERIAARRRPGRPQREIGGIAQRPWKQLTRPYAPIEVLSADQVQAIHEMGLTILEEIGMRVLQPRARQLYRAAGCTVDEGEMRVRFDRAIVMERVAMAPPSFELRARNPEKNVKVGGRHCILSSVGGPAYVMDNDRGRRPGTYAEMRDYLKLIQSFNVLHQEGGGPFEPLDLHQNTRHLDLYYAEITLLDKNWQPQALGHGRAIDALEMVAISLGTTRENLAQEMPVFTGIINTNSPLQLDEPMAEGLIALAEHGQVNVVTPFTLAGAMSPVTLAGALSQQHAEALAGIVLAQIVRPGVPVMYGGFTSNVDMKTGAPAFGTPEYTQAAQITGQLCRLIGVPFRSSNVTAANAVDAQAAYESAMSLWGCLMGGANLVLHAAGWLGGGLTASFEKLVIDAEMLQMMSAYFDPPVVDIDTLALDAVREVGPAGHFFGAAHTMQRYERAFYSPLVSNWDNYDTWMERGQITARERANVIWKRMVAEYEQPPIDPGIDEALRDYMERRKREGGSPLN, from the coding sequence ATGGAGCGTATCGCCGCACGTCGCAGGCCCGGCCGCCCGCAGCGCGAGATCGGCGGCATCGCGCAGCGACCGTGGAAGCAGCTGACGCGGCCCTACGCGCCGATCGAAGTCCTGTCGGCCGACCAGGTGCAGGCAATCCATGAGATGGGACTCACTATCCTGGAGGAGATCGGCATGCGCGTGCTGCAGCCGCGGGCGCGCCAGCTCTACCGTGCCGCGGGCTGCACCGTCGACGAAGGCGAGATGCGCGTGCGCTTCGATCGCGCCATAGTGATGGAGCGCGTCGCCATGGCGCCGCCATCATTCGAACTGCGCGCCCGCAACCCTGAGAAGAACGTCAAGGTCGGCGGGCGGCACTGCATCCTGTCGTCGGTCGGCGGGCCGGCCTATGTCATGGACAATGACCGCGGCCGCCGTCCCGGCACCTATGCCGAGATGCGCGACTATCTGAAGCTCATCCAGTCGTTCAACGTGCTGCATCAGGAAGGCGGGGGGCCGTTCGAGCCGCTCGACCTGCACCAGAACACCCGCCACCTCGACCTCTACTATGCCGAGATCACCTTGCTCGACAAAAACTGGCAGCCGCAGGCGCTGGGTCATGGCCGCGCCATCGACGCGCTGGAAATGGTGGCGATTTCGCTCGGCACGACGCGCGAAAACCTGGCGCAGGAGATGCCGGTGTTCACCGGGATTATCAACACCAACTCACCGCTGCAGCTCGACGAGCCGATGGCCGAAGGGCTGATCGCGCTGGCTGAGCACGGTCAGGTCAACGTCGTCACGCCGTTCACGCTGGCCGGAGCAATGAGCCCGGTGACGCTTGCCGGCGCGCTGTCGCAGCAGCATGCCGAGGCGCTGGCCGGCATCGTGCTGGCGCAGATCGTTCGACCGGGCGTTCCGGTGATGTATGGCGGCTTCACCTCTAATGTCGACATGAAAACCGGAGCGCCCGCCTTCGGTACGCCGGAATACACGCAAGCCGCGCAGATCACCGGGCAGCTCTGCCGGCTGATCGGCGTGCCGTTCCGCTCCAGCAACGTCACCGCCGCCAATGCGGTCGACGCGCAGGCCGCCTATGAGAGTGCGATGTCCTTGTGGGGCTGCCTGATGGGCGGCGCCAATCTGGTTCTGCACGCGGCCGGCTGGCTCGGCGGCGGGCTGACCGCGTCGTTCGAGAAACTGGTGATCGATGCCGAGATGCTGCAGATGATGTCGGCCTATTTCGATCCGCCCGTCGTCGACATCGACACGCTGGCGCTGGACGCGGTGCGAGAGGTCGGCCCGGCCGGGCATTTCTTCGGTGCCGCGCATACCATGCAGCGCTACGAGCGCGCCTTCTATTCGCCGCTGGTGTCCAACTGGGACAATTACGACACCTGGATGGAACGCGGCCAGATCACCGCGCGGGAACGGGCCAACGTGATCTGGAAGCGCATGGTCGCCGAATATGAGCAGCCGCCAATCGACCCCGGTATCGACGAGGCGTTGCGCGACTATATGGAGCGCCGCAAGCGCGAGGGAGGCTCGCCATTGAACTGA
- a CDS encoding ROK family protein, with protein MDERSISNDGQAAVPRRAAGRPRASESAHGSLALLLNLVRSGVATTRQELEAQSEMGRAVVTDRLATLLKLGLIEEGELGPAVGGRAPRHVRFRSRMGIILAAVLDHSSLAVGVSDLTGRLLAEHHEAVELAAGPEPVVQRLATLFAWMLEEHGSEGGIWGIGLAVPGAVEKPDGQRLFAPPLTAFQNWDGFPFVEQLATLVGAPVWVRSGVQTMTMGELKSGSGIGLTDMIFVKLGRSISAGVISEGSLHRGAQGAAGMIGHTFVEGGNLEAIAGSEALTREARQAADSGRSAYLAGVLARTGEVTVTDAGHGAQLGDPFCIDLLGRCGRAVGEVLAPLANLLNPSLIVLGGPVAETGDILLAAVREAVYRQSHPVVTRDLRILRSQMGGSAGLVGAAQVVAEALFDPRFLQGWITLGSPREHPEFKDFLARAALDTVTRPAKPRPPGGSLA; from the coding sequence ATGGACGAACGCAGCATCTCGAACGACGGACAGGCAGCCGTGCCACGCCGCGCCGCCGGCCGGCCGCGCGCCAGCGAATCCGCGCATGGCAGCCTGGCCCTGCTGCTCAACCTCGTGCGAAGCGGAGTGGCGACGACGCGCCAAGAACTGGAAGCCCAGTCGGAAATGGGGCGCGCCGTCGTCACCGACCGCCTCGCCACCCTTCTCAAGCTTGGGCTGATCGAGGAAGGGGAACTTGGTCCCGCCGTCGGCGGACGCGCGCCCCGTCACGTCCGCTTCCGCTCGCGCATGGGCATTATCCTTGCCGCCGTGCTCGACCATTCCTCGCTCGCGGTCGGGGTCTCGGATCTGACCGGACGTTTGCTGGCCGAGCATCACGAGGCCGTCGAGCTGGCGGCGGGACCCGAGCCTGTGGTGCAGCGGCTGGCGACGCTGTTCGCCTGGATGCTGGAGGAGCATGGCAGCGAAGGCGGCATCTGGGGCATCGGCCTCGCGGTGCCCGGAGCCGTCGAGAAGCCCGATGGCCAGCGCCTGTTCGCGCCGCCGCTGACCGCGTTCCAGAACTGGGATGGATTTCCTTTCGTCGAACAATTGGCCACGCTTGTCGGCGCGCCTGTGTGGGTGCGAAGCGGCGTCCAGACCATGACGATGGGCGAGTTGAAATCCGGGAGCGGCATCGGGCTGACGGACATGATCTTCGTCAAGCTCGGACGCTCCATCAGCGCGGGCGTCATCTCGGAAGGCTCGCTGCACCGTGGCGCGCAAGGTGCCGCCGGCATGATCGGCCACACTTTCGTGGAGGGTGGAAATCTCGAAGCGATCGCCGGCAGCGAGGCGCTGACACGCGAGGCCCGTCAGGCGGCTGACAGCGGCCGCAGCGCCTATCTGGCCGGTGTTCTGGCGCGCACCGGCGAAGTCACGGTGACCGATGCCGGCCATGGTGCCCAACTGGGCGACCCTTTCTGCATCGACCTGCTCGGCCGTTGCGGCCGCGCCGTTGGCGAAGTGCTGGCGCCGCTCGCCAATCTGCTGAACCCGTCGCTGATCGTGCTTGGCGGCCCGGTTGCCGAGACCGGAGACATCCTATTGGCGGCAGTGCGCGAGGCGGTCTATCGCCAGTCGCATCCCGTGGTGACGCGCGACCTGCGGATATTGCGCTCGCAAATGGGCGGCTCGGCCGGGCTGGTGGGAGCCGCGCAGGTGGTGGCCGAGGCGCTGTTCGATCCGAGGTTCCTGCAGGGCTGGATCACGCTCGGCTCGCCGCGTGAGCACCCGGAATTCAAGGATTTTCTCGCGCGCGCCGCGCTCGATACCGTTACCCGCCCGGCCAAGCCGCGCCCGCCGGGCGGCTCGCTTGCGTAG